cacttaaaatgatgagtttctttgattttaccaaattgaagacctctggagtttatagaataaaataacaatgttcattttactcaaacatgtgcctataaatagcaaaatcagagaaactgattcagaaaataaagtggtctcttaatttttttccagcgctgtatagtACCTAATAATAAACACACTGTACTATATTACCATAGAGCATACTATACTATAGTACCTAATAATAAACCCACTGTACTATATTACCAGAGAGGAAAGTATACTATAGAAATGTATAACACAATGTACCACATGACATACTGTATACTATAGAACCTTATTACGCACTATTCTACCTTACTATGTAACACACTTTTAAAATATTCTACTATTCAACACATAGTGATATTGCTATGTGATATATATTATGTGATATGTTACCTCCTGGCCATTGCGCTCCTCTAGTGAACGTCGCCTAGCTTTGCCAgtcattcacacaaagcaatccagactgttctcatacagagttccccaatggtggaacaaactacctaccTCTAACAGAGCAGAAGCATCCCTTGCTACCTTCATGAACCTGCTAAAGACCAAGCTCTTACTCTCCTTACACTTCTAACAAAAtaattacttctaacctcatttcctgcttCCCCAATATTACCCTTTTGGCCTTTTTCAGACCCTGCTAAAAACATTTGCCTTAGActtttatgtcctctattgcttatGCACGTCATCATTTGTAAGTTGCTTTTTAATAAAAGCATTcactaaatgcaatgtaatgtgatgtaatgtaatgtgatgcaaACTGCACACATGCTAGCTCCCCATGATAGCTCATGATATCTGATGGTACATCAATTATTTCTAGATGATGTTTCTGCTAAATCTGCATAAGAAATAGTTGGAATAGTACAGAATTGAACAGGATATAACAGAATCAGCCCTACTGTGCACTGATCAACCAGTGTATTTACATCTAGGTGTGGTTTTGCCAAAGACTGGTATAAAGACCATACTGCTTCAGTATATTATGCACTCTTATTTTGTCCAGCAACAAAAAATGACCTCCCACAAAACTAATGCCTATAAAACAACAGCAGGATCTTTATGGTAATGGAGTGAGGAATGATTGAGCAGATTATCATCCGGAGAACTGCACTTTTAATAAACTCACAATAGCTTTTCATTAATTACAGAAAAATAAGATCTTattcttaaataaaatgtttattggaCTATTAAACTATCAGTTTTAAAACAGGCCTTCTCACTCACACTTTACATAATCACCTTTTTTGAGTAAAAGCAATTGAAGCCGCAGCCTCTCCTTGTGCCACAAACTTTGAGCAAAATAAATCCCCATTAAATAGTGAGAATAATGTAGCcgttgttctttacattttcaaaatttaATCATAAATGGATTAATAATGCAATTTTTTCATTCTCCTATAAAAGAACAAAGTactatctgagagaaagagagagagagagataaatatatatatagatatagattacaGAATAGAAACATAGTTAGATAGATATATAACAGTTAGGATATGAAAGGAAAAACTTTAGTTTGAATCCTTATGCAGACCTGTCAAGCTTACATCTAATCTAATAGCTTCCAATTGATTGTGTGAAAGTTTTGAGAGTCAGAGTACAAGTAAAATTAAGATTTAGAGTTAGGTTGGGATTTTTCATTGATGTTTAGGGTTTGATTGGATTAAAATTCAAGGTTAATTAAATCCTTTATATGGTATTAAAACTTTTCAGTTAAAGGATTTTAGCCATTTATAGGTTGCATGCTATTTAAACAAATGGTGAATATTAAATAGAGCATCTGTTGTTGTTCTCTCAGAagagaatattaaaaataaacagtataaacatctGACACAGGGAAATGGCCAGTGCTTAGTGTGTTCTCGTGGGatacattaaataaaagaaattttaattaaattaaaagaataaacgtaaataatgtaaataaattgtacTTTAGCAGGTGTGTGCaggcttcagtgtgtgtgtgtttcgatGCTCTGTCCAGAGCATCAGCAGGCTAGAGGAGACAGGCCCTAAAATCGCGTTAATAAGAggagcgtgtgtgtatgtgcgcgTGTGCGTGTGAATGAGAGAACAGGCCAGCGGCCCGAGGACACACATACCCACATATATCTAtacttctgcacacacacacacacacacacacacacacacacacggggacCAGACCAGGGTCATTTAAGGGATTTACATCATACCTGTTCAGGATCAGCCCACTTCCACACATCCACCACCCAACTCAACTGCTGAATGAAGCGCGCGCCGTGacctaacactgtgttcactgaCTGCGCACGCGCACATAAACATAAACAGGGTCATTTTGTACAAAACCTAGTTCATAAATGGATTTTACTTGTTTACTCGTGCCATTAATCTGTGTGGAACGGAAATAGATTAACAGGAAAAAGCGAATTTAAAGTTAGAAATCAAACGCTTTCTTCTAAAATCATAAATCAAACTGAGCTGCTGTACAGGCCTGAGggcctgtgcatgtgtgtgatcgtcattctttttttttttttttttttgttaaaataaaatgataaaaaatgttttatatattcaaCAGAGCAAATAGAGTCAAAAGAGTCCAgattagaaatagaaaaaaactgGCGCCCTCAAGGGTATGTGTTAAGTACTTTCAGTTTATGAACATTTTATACTCTACAAATGTTGCAGTTATTTAACACCCACACTTGGACCTAAAGGATCCTTGTATCGCTACGTTTGCACTACTTGTCCTTTTGTGAACAAAAATGTACCACCACCGTAAATTttcttcaaaaagtaaaaaaaaaacaactaataatCAGATCAGTCGTCAGTGCTGATAGATAATGTTTTAATTATAAAGACGTATAAACAATATATGAAACTCATGTAGCAACAAGACCAAACGCTTCGCCACTTCAGGCTTTATCAAGTAGTTTTTCTTCACAGTTGTACAATACAATCAAGTGAATTTGTGCAAGAACATGTCCAGAATCATCTTCAGAGACCAACAACTTGGAAATGTGTTATACACAGCCTTTTAGTTTGTCCATAGAGAGCATTGAGAAAAGAAGGTGAAGGGAGGAGTGGTGGGTTAAGAGAGATTTTAGAGTTTCTTTAGAGTTTCTCCCACTCATGTCTGACTGCTGATTGcgaagtagtagtaataataataataataataataataataataataataataataataataataataatacaagagAAATCAAATTTGTTTtccagtttagtttcagtttttaaATGTTGCATAGTTTACCAATAATACACTCAATTTCTTAGAAAGGGGAGAGAGTTCTGAATTCTGACATATCATTACATCTTTTAGAAGGACCAATGATCATGCACTCCAATGCAACCAGTTATATCACACACTGTTGACAGTTCTGAAGCTTAATTGATtgaggagagagaagaaaagcagCGGGACTGAAAGGATTTCAACCAGGACTCAGGTACTGCGGGCCATCAGATCAAACATTAGGGACATTGGTCACTCGTTCTTTTAAGTTTTAAGGTAAATTAAGTGTTAAAAAATAGAACAAAGAATGAAACCCTGTACTTGAGTTGAACAATAATTGAGTATCAATTTATACCAATCGATAGATGTATTAATAAGGTGATACAATTcatgaaaatttaatttacattatttacagcacCTGTCACTGACAGTTTTGTTTTGGAAATAAACGACACGCAGTAAAATTAAGAACTATTTTGCCATATCAATTTTGACCATATCTTCCAGCCCAATAGCTAAATGTGGactaaaaaagttttttaacGAGTTTTGAGGCGCTCCCTTGTTGCCCAATGACCCAGAATACCTGATCCCATCTcacactgatttttttctttttacatttatctGGTAAATCTGGATTAAACATCGCAGTGATTTAAACAAGCTGTAAGGAGTATTTATGGGTTTCACTAAAAATCCATTGTTGTTGTGGTGATTgctgtagttgttgttgttgttttctttcCCAAGAAATATGACGCTTCAAGCGCGCGGCACGCGGCACACAGCGCACGCGCTCCCCGCCTCGCTTTTTACAAGTTCAGCTCCACGACGCCGCGCAGTCAAGGCTTGTCCCCGCAGTGTTTGAAGAGATTGGCGGGCGAGCCCGGGTACGCGCATTTCTCGGCGCAGCTGGCCAGCGCCGCGCCCGTGAACGGGTACACGGCGGCCTGTCCGAAGGGCGCGAGCGCCGGCGCAACGGGCGACGACGTGACCGCCTGGCCCTGATTGAGGTAGGCCACGAGCCGGCGCATCTCCTCGAGCGCCTGCGCCTGCATCAGGATGTAGTTTTTGGCAAGCAGCAGCGTGGCGATCTTGGACAGTTTGCGCACGGACGGGCTGTGCGCGTAGGGTATAACCGCGCGCAGGCCGTCAAGCGCGTCGTTCAGGTCGTGCATGCGCCGCCGCTCGCGCGCGTTGATGCTGAGGCGCAGGGAGCGCTGCTCCTTGGGTTTTTTGCCGAGCGCGCCGCCTCCCGCGCGCTTGTCGTCGCCGTCGTGCCCGCCGTCCAGGTGTCCGTCGCCGTACCCGGGGCTCCTCTTGCGCGCGTCCAGCTCGAAGCCGTCGTCGTCGTCGCTGGTGTGCTCGCCGCCGCTCTCGCCGGCTTTGGCGGCCGCGCGCGCGGAAAGGAAGTCAGCCGCGGCGGCGGAGGGCGCGAGAGGGAAGCAGCGCGCGGGGCTGTCTCCACTGCGAGGGGGCCCGAAGCCGAGCGCAGACTGGCCGTAGCGCTGCGTGAGGTCCAGCAGCGCGTCCCCGCTGATCGACTTCAGCAGGTTCTCCTCTCGGGCGTTCATCGTGAGCGCGCTCAGCACAGTCAAACCAACAGAAATAaagacaaagaaataaagaactgGAACCGGAGCGCGCGTCCTCCCTCCGACACCGTTCCTACTGCACTGGCTTTGGCTTTGTCCGAGCACTTTCTCCGtgcgctctgctctgctctgctctactCTTCTCGCTGAACTCCtcagaaagagaaggaaaagaaaggaaaagaaagaaacacctCGGAACTCTCTTCTTCTCCTGTCACCGCCCGTTTATAACGCACGCGCGCTCTGTTTCGGACGCCTCTCGTCCCTCTCCCAGACCGGCGCGCGCGCGTGCGTCTCCGTGCTGccttgtgtgtgtctgtatgtgtttgtgtgcgggagcgcgcgcgcgtgtgtgtatatatgagtgtgtgtgggcTCCCCGCACCGCGTCTCACCCTCCGCCCTGGGCAGATTGTGACTCGCGCTTCCGCCCCGCGCGCGAGTTTGTAGAAGCGCGAGGGGCCCCGGCGGGATTCACCCACGGTCCAATCAGGACAGAGCTTTAATTAAGAGGATTAGGAATAGGCTCACTCTTAATTTCAACAGCAATAACTATAATTGCTGCACGCGCCTCAATAAGAGAGACACGTTATGTAGGCTAGGGTGTTTCTAGCAAACTCTCAGGTGTTGAATGAACACCAGTGAATCAATCCCACAAAATACAGCTAAACATTACTGGAGTGATTTTAGCTCTATAAGAAAATTCAACTGTAAGAGCTTGACTTCCAAATCATTTCTGTAAGAGAGTATTAAATAATTCAACTCTTGAGAATGCACCACTTCAGTTCTTTACAGATGAATTCACCACTTTATGGATGAAATCAActctataaaaaaacatcattcacAAATTTACAAATTAATTAATCTCTGTGAGAGACCATTCAACTCTTAATAGATGAATTTAAACCTATAATTGAGAGTTCACAACTTTGCAGATAATAGACCATTCCCCACTTTATGGATGAATTCTTCACTATAAGAGACCATTTACTTTATGAATGAATTCAGCAACATTAAAGGGAAATCATCACTTTATAGACTTTAAAGATGAATTTACCACTTGAATTTATCTCTACAATACTCATCTCTATGAATGAATCAATCCATATAAGCAAAAATTCTCCACCTTACCAATATGTTCATATTATGTAAAGATGATTTTCCAAGGTAGAATTTGCTATTTTACATATTACCTCACTTCTATAAAAGGTCATTCACTACTTTATGGATGAAATCAACTGAAAATTTTCACTTTATAGAATGTTTATACAAGATAATTCACCACTTTATGGATTAATTTATTTCTAGGAGAGAATGTATTAATTTTGAATTAGTTAATAGTGAATTAGTTAAGAAAGACATTCAACTTTACCATAGAACTCATCAGTTTCTCTAAAAGAAAACTTTCACcattttataaatgcatttaactCTGTAAGAGAGAATTCATCACTTTGCaggtaaatttaaatatataaagtgaATATAACACTATAGGACCTAATTTACACATTTAGGGTGAATTAAATTCTTTAATAAATGTACCACCTTTGTGGGCCGTTGATGACTTTGATGAAGTTTGTGGTTTCAGGTTTGGTGGGCCGCCATTGTTGGTCCTTTAAGcaggcccttaaccctcactgctctccAGCAGCTGAAGCAATGGCTGTCCACAGCTCCAGGGGTGTGTTCttactgtatcactgtgtgtgccttctgagtgtagtgtgtgtgtatgtgttcactgcacagattAGTTAAAAGCAGAAGTGTGGTGAGCTAAGTATAGATTCAACAGTATAAGAACGCATATAACATTTTTAAGACCAGTTAAAAACTGTAAGAGTGAATACAAAACCAGGATTACTCAACACTGTTAGAAGAATTAATTCAACAGTACAAACTATACAACTTAACAAACGGTAATTCAACATTATACAATAGAATTCAACACTATACCTAAGTTCATCATATTATGGAAGAAACTAAGAAGGTAAACAGTAAAAGTAAATCCAACACTTTGTGAATCAATTCAACTTAAATAAACCCAAGACTTTAGAAACTGATTTTGACAATGTAAGTGTAAATTTAACACAAGATAAACATTGCTAACACTGCTCGTCGTGTTTATTAAATGCTGTTTATGTTAAAATAATGGCATAAACTCTTTCAAAGCATGCTTGGTAAATGCCTAGATTTCTGACTAATGATCTGCTCTGTACATGACAGTGATAACAGTGAAGCTGTTTGCCCAGCGGTCCTTTTTACAGTCAAGCATCATCTCAGAAATTAGAATTTCATAACCTGGTGTGCCGTGCAACTGGGCTTCTGTTGCGGGGACATGgagtggaggagctggaggataAACACGACGTAACGGAACCGTGCAGTGGACGTGCTGTGGCTCTAATCTCATCAGCTGGACCAGGCCCAAACTGAGGCTTAAACTCGCAGGGCCCGAAGCAGGCTGTGCTGGCTTTGCAATATTTCTGCTGTATTTTTGGAATATTATTCACGGATCTGAAAAAGAGGCATGATGTCTACAGATGGATTTAAAGTCATTGGCCTAACAAGCACAATTACACATACAGGATGTAATTAGACCAGCAGGACCACCACGATGCACAGACACAAACAACATGAATGTACTGCCACTCTGTGGTCATTTAGTGATGTTACCAcactgaaattatatatatatacaacccctggcaaaaagtatggaatcaccagtcttggatgagcactccttcagacatttcattctgtaaaacaaactctgatcaaaaacatgatacaataataaggtcattccaaagtgcaacttgttggctttcaggaacactcaaagaaatgaagaaaaaacattgtggaagtcagtgaatgttacttttattgaccaaccacagggaaaaaaatatggaatcactcaattctgaggaaaaaagtatggaatcatgaaaaacagataaacaaaagatgattcaaaatacatcactagtatttagctgcaccacctttggcttttataacggctttcagtctctgaggcatggacttgatgagtgacaaacagtattctgcatcaatttggtgccaactctctttgatagcagttgccagatcagctttgcaggtcagagccttcttgtggaccattattttcaatttccaccacaggttttcaattgggttgagatctggactatttgcaggccacgacatcgactgaatgtgtctttctccaaggaatgccttcactgtttttgccctatggcacgatgcattgtcatcttggaaaattatttcattatctccaaacatctgttcaattgaagggatgagaaaactgtccaaaatgtcaatgtaaacttgtgcattgatagaagaattaaccacagtcatctccacagtgcctttgcctgacatgcagccccatatcatcaaggactgtggaaatttggttgttttcttcaggcaggcctcttcataaatctcactggaacggcaccaaacaaaagttccagcatcatcaccttgtccaatgcagattcttgactcatcactgaagataactttcatccagtcatccacagtccatgattgcctctccttagcccactgcagtcttgttcttttatgtttaggtgtcaatgatggttttcttttagctttcctgtattgaaatcccatttcctttaggcgatttcttacggttcggtcacatacattggctccagcttcttcccatttatgcttcatctgtttagttgtactttttcggttttcaagacaaatggccttaagtagcttgtcttgacgctttgatgtctttctcggtctaccagtacgcttggctttaacaaccattccatgctgtttgtatttggtccatatcttggatacagctgactgtgaacagcccacatctttagcaaccatgcgtgaagagttaccttcttcaagaagtttcacaatcctctcttttgtttcaagagacatttctcttgttggagccatggttcttgccactctaattcgtccagcagccctccaaggtgtcatgactgcaggtgtttttaactgcagactaacgagcagatctaatctgaggcaggtgtccatttagggaaaggaaattgactgggtgtgtccttattttctaccttcaatttgagtgattccatacttttttcctcagaattgagtgattccatatttttttccctgtggttggtcaataaaagtaacattcactgacttccacaatgttttttcttcatttctttgagtgttcctgaaagccaacaagttgcactttggaatgaccttattattgtatcatgtttttgatcagagcttgttttacagaatgaaatgtctgaaggagtgctcatccaagactggtgattccatactttttgccaggggttgtatatatatatatatatatatatatatatatatatatatatatatatatatatatatatatatatatatatatatatatatatatatttcagtgtatATATGAGCAggtgtgccaatacttttgttcatatagtgatACTCATGCAACagttcttccaaaatcaagagtattaaactGGTTTATTCAGCCATTGTTGGATAAaatgtttctactgtccagggaaggctttctactaggttttagagcattgctgtgaggatttgattgcattcagaaacAAGTGTTAGTCAGGTCAGAATGTTGTGTGGTTTAAGAGAACACAGTTTGACTGCTCCATAGCTCAATGCTGGTGGCCTTTATACCCCTTCAGCCCACACCTGACATTAGGCATGCTGCAACTATCTTCATGTTTAGATGCTctagaaagtcctattctattgacaaAACTTTGTGCACAATTGCAGCCATGTGAAATAAAATCAGACCCAGCATGTaaacttttatctttttttagcaTAAGGACATCTGATGTTTTTAGAGTATTGAGATATGACTAGATTATTTAACTAAACACATTAatctaaataaatgtatgtattgtaCAATCtaattaaactaaaatatacatttattgtaAGATACATGTTTACAAACattaaaattactgatattttCCCCTGTGGCTAAAATAACCTCAATTAGACATTTCCCATAAGCGTCTACCTATCTCTGACACCAACTGGGATAAAGTTTCCCCCACtcttccatgcagaattctttcagctcaACATTTTCTCATGAACCATCTGATACAGTGAATAATTCACAGTGAATCTATGATAGAGCGCTTACCTGGCCCtacagcagcaaagcagcccaaagTATGACATTTGTTTTTCTACATGTTTTCTGGTAAACTTCAGTTTTGCCCTTTTTTGACAGCAAATGTTTCCACCTTGCACACCTCCTATGAAAACCAAACTAGTTTGGTCTCTTTGTGAAAATAGATGTTATACCTTGACATCAGCTGTGGCAAGAGCTACCTAAAGGTCTCGTGATGATATTCTAGGATTGCTGGACACTTCTTTACGCACCTTGTGTTCTGCTCTTGGCCTGAATTTGCTAGAATGGCCCTATGGATTAATATTGGGAGGTCACAATATGCATGTGAAAGCAGTCAAGCAGATAGTTCTGGTGATACAGTGTAGCACTGTAAGAAGAGCAATTTTAGTAGTGGCGTGAAAGTTCATTTAGAGCGACTTTCAAAAAGGAGCATCCAGCACAGCATTCATTTAACCTTTTTGAGATGCAAATCTAGCAAACAGATTAATTGTACAAAACAGAAAAGAAATTTGCCTTAATAAACTTGCAAAACAGAAGGGCTAAGCTAAAGCAGTAGCCAGTAAACTAATAGAGAAAGGCCATACACAGAAGGCAGAAAAGCTAGAAAGTAAATACTGTAGAAGAGAAACGAGATTCAATATCAGGCActagggaacaggaaacaggggCTTTTATACACACAAGGACAGGTGTGAGTAATTAACACTGATTAGTATGAGGAAGAGCTAGTGAAACGCAGTGGCACGTGACTGTGAGCgtctggaggagagagagagcacaggggaATTTTGGGAAGTGTAGTTCTGAGTCACTGATTTAGAGTCCATTTGACTTTGTTGACTACATAAAGGGGTTAATATGCATAACCATTACACTATTTCAGTAAACAGGATATGGCCCTGAACCATAATGCAAGTTAGTCATTATGGTATTCCACCATTTGACTTGAGACCATTTTTTGTAACTTTAATTAAATCTCCCTCTATTAATAGTTACTGGTAACACAGAGCTTGCTAGTGGATTAATCTATAAACacctttaaataaacacaaatattataacattagcaaaaaatatttataaataatacatgAATACATGTTTGTGATCCAGTATCTGCAGTATCTACAGGTTGTAGTTATTTACCAAATTGCCTTCATTAACTTTCATGAAAATACAGCACAATACAACAGACcttactttttaaacactttgagAAATGAATTCTCCTAGTAActtattagtctttttttttaaaaaaatatatatatatgtaacatacACAAAATTGATTTTGTTTAAGAAATGTAATATCAGCTTTTATTCTGCGTGATACCAAATATTTATAATTGAGCGACTGGGTTAATACACTCCCATTTTCACTGCTTCTTGAACAGCTGTCTTCATAAACAGCTATCTCTGCACTGTTATGAAACAAAAGAGCTTATTGAGACACTCTGGGTAAACAGCAATAGGGCTAGTTTATACTTTTGTCTAGCTGTTCACATTAGAGTGGGTGTAAggtaaaaacaagagaaaagccTTTGAAAAAGGGGTTACGTTCATTATTGGGGCAATTAAAGCAATTATTCCCAAAAAAATGTCAGTGCAGGATGTGATCAGACTGCACCAGAAAGAACAGACATAGTCCACCAGGGGTAGACAAAGCACACAAATCCTTATGCTATCGATATTGCATTATTAGGAGTTTGTATTAAGACTTGTGTGATTTCACACAAAAAAGATACCTTGTAAGTACTTCCACACTTAAATGTTACACCTATATTGGCATCTATAACTGTAAACTAAACAAATACAACTGCAAAAAAAATTGCATGTGTGACATCAAGCCAGACATCTCTACATAGAGTTGTAGATGTTCCTAAGGGTGGACCATCTCTAATATTTTGGGGTGGGTTGAAGTACTGAGTGTTAAGTATCGTTCCATGTATTTTCAATCACAGATAGGGGTCTAGTAATGCAGCTGGACATACTGGGCATACCATCTGTTTATTTAACTTTTGAGACTTCACCAGTATAACATATCTCACAGACCTTTAAAGTGGTCAATGCTACTGAAGACCATTAGGTtgtcttagggtgctttcacacctgcctcatttggtccggactttcggactgttcagtttggtccgaaccaaagtagcaggtgtgaaaggggccgcgaaccacggtccggaccaaaggaccagattttggttcgaccaagagaggtggtctgggtccggatcttctgaaccatggtccggttcgcctgcagtgcgAAAGCGCTTTTCTACATGGTTTTCAGACCAGGACCAGAAGACATACATGCTAAAATggttttaacagtttaaacagtttattaacaaagggcAAACAGGTCAATAACAATGAGGgagaataaacaaacaacataccagggaTTAGAGGAGTAAGCAGGGTCAGTGAGCAGGTAATCCAGCAGAAAAGGAATAGGCAAGAGAGTACTCAAAAATACAAGCTAGGTCAGCAAGAGAAAACAAGCAATAAACTAGGCAAGGAAAAAGGGTAAATGGTAATATAGAAACTGGTCAAACACAAAAAGTCAATAAACAAAGACAACCAGAATCACAGAAGAGCTAGGGAGACTAAATGTATTACTCAGAAAGCTAAGGAGCaaaatgaggggtatttat
The Astyanax mexicanus isolate ESR-SI-001 chromosome 13, AstMex3_surface, whole genome shotgun sequence DNA segment above includes these coding regions:
- the bhlhe23 gene encoding class E basic helix-loop-helix protein 23 codes for the protein MNAREENLLKSISGDALLDLTQRYGQSALGFGPPRSGDSPARCFPLAPSAAAADFLSARAAAKAGESGGEHTSDDDDGFELDARKRSPGYGDGHLDGGHDGDDKRAGGGALGKKPKEQRSLRLSINARERRRMHDLNDALDGLRAVIPYAHSPSVRKLSKIATLLLAKNYILMQAQALEEMRRLVAYLNQGQAVTSSPVAPALAPFGQAAVYPFTGAALASCAEKCAYPGSPANLFKHCGDKP